Proteins encoded by one window of Primulina huaijiensis isolate GDHJ02 chromosome 1, ASM1229523v2, whole genome shotgun sequence:
- the LOC140976281 gene encoding protein FAR-RED IMPAIRED RESPONSE 1 isoform X5, with protein sequence MVDFVETVGGLTGLCIVDVADSAQNKDGHLIDCPKSDNIGIEGENLEQHDGIEFESHEAAYIFYQEYAKSMGFTTSIKNSRRSKKTKEFIDAKFACSRYGVTPESESGSSRRPSVKKTGCKASMHVKRKRDGKWYIHEFMKEHNHELLPALAYHFRIHRNVKLADKNNIDILHAVSERTRMMYVEMSRQYGGGRNYCVDKNEFDHQFDRDRYLTLEEGDAQVILEYFVRIQKENPSFFYAIDLNEDQRLRNLFWVDGKSRKDYIYFNDVVCFDTSYMKINEKMPIVLFIGVNHHFQPMLLGSALLADETKPTFVWLMKSWVKAMGGQAPKVVITDQDNHLRSAIEEVFPYTRHCFALWNILERMAETLAHALKYHDNLMKKFIKCIFKSLTDEEFDMRWWKMIGRFELHNNEWILSLYADRKMWVPAFLRECFLAGLSTSQRSESVNSFFDRYIHKKINLKEFVRQYGAMLQSRYEEEDMSDFDTWHKQPALKSPSPWEKQMSTIYTHAIFRKFQVEVLGVVGCHPKKEKENGGISTFRVDDCEKVEHFMVTWNEANSEVSCSCMMFENRGFLCRHSMIVLQICGLSSIPSRYILKRWTKDAKTRQAAIEGTEKIQNRVQRYNDLCKRAIELGEEGSLSEDNYNIACRTLIEALKDCVNINNRNAMEVSSSSVALHRADEEKQFVHSTKANKKKTTNKRRKENLCSDGMSINGFYGSQHNVHGLLNLMEPPQDAYYVGQQTMQGLGQLNPITSSHDGFYGVQQTMPGLGHLDFGQQSFSYGMQDEHNVRSLQLQGNARHA encoded by the exons ATGGTGGATTTTGTGGAAACTGTTGGTGGTTTGACCGGTTTATGTATAGTTGATGTTGCAGATAGTGCTCAAAATAAGGATGGACATTTGATTGATTGTCCTAAAAGTGATAACATAGGGATTGAAGGTGAAAACTTGGAACAACACGATGGGATAGAATTTGAATCCCATGAGGCGGCTTATATATTTTATCAGGAATATGCAAAATCTATGGGATTCACCACATCGATTAAAAACAGTCGACGTTCTAAGAAAACCAAAGAGTTTATTGACGCCAAGTTTGCATGCTCAAGATATGGGGTCACACCAGAATCAGAGAGTGGCAGTAGTCGAAGGCCAAGTGTCAAAAAGACGGGTTGTAAGGCTAGTATGCATGTAAAGAGAAAGCGGGATGGGAAATGGTATATTCACGAATTTATGAAGGAGCACAATCATGAGCTTTTGCCTGCCTTAGCGTATCATTTTCGTATTCATAGGAATGTGAAGTTAGCTGACAAGAATAATATAGACATTTTGCATGCAGTTAGTGAGAGGACAAGGATGATGTATGTTGAGATGTCTAGACAGTATGGTGGGGGCCGTAATTATTGCGTTGACAAGAATGAGTTTGATCACCAGTTCGACAGAGATCGGTACTTGACATTAGAAGAGGGGGATGCTCAGGTCATTCTTGAATATTTTGTGAGAATTCAGAAAGAAAATCCTTCTTTCTTCTATGCAATCGACTTGAATGAAGATCAGCGGCTGAGGAACTTATTTTGGGTTGATGGAAAAAGCAGGAAAGATTATATTTACTTCAATGATGTTGTCTGCTTTGATACCAGTTACATGAAAATCAATGAGAAAATGCCTATTGTTCTGTTCATTGGGGTGAACCATCATTTTCAGCCAATGTTGCTTGGTAGTGCACTGTTAGCTGATGAAACTAAACCAACATTTGTCTGGTTAATGAAATCATGGGTTAAAGCAATGGGTGGGCAAGCTCCTAAAGTGGTAATTACcgatcaagataaccacttgaGATCAGCTATTGAAGAAGTTTTCCCATATACACGCCACTGCTTTGCACTCTGGAATATATTAGAAAGGATGGCTGAAACTCTTGCTCATGCACTCAAATATCATGATAATTTGATGAAAAAATTCATCAAGTGCATATTCAAGTCATTGACAGATGAAGAATTTGATATGAGGTGGTGGAAGATGATCGGCAGATTTGAACTACATAACAATGAATGGATTCTTTCACTGTATGCAGACCGTAAGATGTGGGTTCCTGCTTTTTTGAGGGAATGTTTTTTGGCAGGGTTATCCACATCTCAACGATCGGAAAGTGTGAACTCCTTCTTTGATAGATACATTCACAAAAAGAtcaatttgaaagagtttgtgAGACAATATGGAGCAATGCTTCAAAGTAGGTACGAAGAGGAAGACATGTCTGACTTTGACACATGGCACAAACAGCCGGCACTCAAATCACCTTCTCCTTGGGAAAAACAGATGTCGACAATTTATACACATGCAATATTTAGAAAATTCCAGGTTGAAGTTTTAGGTGTTGTAGGCTGCCATCCTaagaaggaaaaagaaaatggaGGAATTAGTACTTTTCGAGTAGATGACTGCGAAAAAGTTGAGCATTTTATGGTGACATGGAATGAGGCGAATTCAGAGGTTTCTTGTTCATGTATGATGTTTGAAAATAGAGGCTTTCTTTGTAGACATTCAATGATTGTCCTCCAGATATGTGGTCTTTCTAGTATCCCATCCAGATATATCCTGAAAAGGTGGACAAAAGATGCAAAAACCAGGCAAGCAGCGATAGAAGGAACAGAGAAAATCCAAAATAGGGTGCAGAGATACAATGATCTTTGTAAACGTGCAATTGAATTAGGTGAAGAAGGTTCTTTGTCTGAGGATAACTACAATATTGCTTGCCGTACTTTAATTGAAGCCTTGAAGGACTGTGTAAATATTAATAACAGAAATGCCATGGAAGTTAGTAGTAGTTCTGTTGCTCTTCATCGTGCTGACGAAGAGAAACAATTCGTCCATTCTACTAAAGCAAATAAGAAGAAGACCACAAACAAGAGAAGAAAA GAGAATTTATGTTCAGATGGGATGTCCATAAATGGGTTCTATGGGTCCCAACATAATGTGCATGGACTG TTAAACCTGATGGAGCCACCACAAGATGCATATTATGTTGGCCAACAGACAATGCAGGGGCTG GGACAGTTAAACCCCATCACATCCAGTCATGATGGTTTTTATGGAGTTCAACAAACCATGCCTGGACTG GGGCATCTGGATTTTGGACAACAAAGTTTCAGTTATGGCATGCAG GATGAACATAATGTGAGATCGTTGCAGTTGCAAGGCAATGCTAGACATGCTTAA
- the LOC140976281 gene encoding protein FAR-RED IMPAIRED RESPONSE 1 isoform X6: protein MGFTTSIKNSRRSKKTKEFIDAKFACSRYGVTPESESGSSRRPSVKKTGCKASMHVKRKRDGKWYIHEFMKEHNHELLPALAYHFRIHRNVKLADKNNIDILHAVSERTRMMYVEMSRQYGGGRNYCVDKNEFDHQFDRDRYLTLEEGDAQVILEYFVRIQKENPSFFYAIDLNEDQRLRNLFWVDGKSRKDYIYFNDVVCFDTSYMKINEKMPIVLFIGVNHHFQPMLLGSALLADETKPTFVWLMKSWVKAMGGQAPKVVITDQDNHLRSAIEEVFPYTRHCFALWNILERMAETLAHALKYHDNLMKKFIKCIFKSLTDEEFDMRWWKMIGRFELHNNEWILSLYADRKMWVPAFLRECFLAGLSTSQRSESVNSFFDRYIHKKINLKEFVRQYGAMLQSRYEEEDMSDFDTWHKQPALKSPSPWEKQMSTIYTHAIFRKFQVEVLGVVGCHPKKEKENGGISTFRVDDCEKVEHFMVTWNEANSEVSCSCMMFENRGFLCRHSMIVLQICGLSSIPSRYILKRWTKDAKTRQAAIEGTEKIQNRVQRYNDLCKRAIELGEEGSLSEDNYNIACRTLIEALKDCVNINNRNAMEVSSSSVALHRADEEKQFVHSTKANKKKTTNKRRKLQTDKTAVVKAQDHLQQVENLCSDGMSINGFYGSQHNVHGLLNLMEPPQDAYYVGQQTMQGLGQLNPITSSHDGFYGVQQTMPGLGHLDFGQQSFSYGMQDEHNVRSLQLQGNARHA from the exons ATGGGATTCACCACATCGATTAAAAACAGTCGACGTTCTAAGAAAACCAAAGAGTTTATTGACGCCAAGTTTGCATGCTCAAGATATGGGGTCACACCAGAATCAGAGAGTGGCAGTAGTCGAAGGCCAAGTGTCAAAAAGACGGGTTGTAAGGCTAGTATGCATGTAAAGAGAAAGCGGGATGGGAAATGGTATATTCACGAATTTATGAAGGAGCACAATCATGAGCTTTTGCCTGCCTTAGCGTATCATTTTCGTATTCATAGGAATGTGAAGTTAGCTGACAAGAATAATATAGACATTTTGCATGCAGTTAGTGAGAGGACAAGGATGATGTATGTTGAGATGTCTAGACAGTATGGTGGGGGCCGTAATTATTGCGTTGACAAGAATGAGTTTGATCACCAGTTCGACAGAGATCGGTACTTGACATTAGAAGAGGGGGATGCTCAGGTCATTCTTGAATATTTTGTGAGAATTCAGAAAGAAAATCCTTCTTTCTTCTATGCAATCGACTTGAATGAAGATCAGCGGCTGAGGAACTTATTTTGGGTTGATGGAAAAAGCAGGAAAGATTATATTTACTTCAATGATGTTGTCTGCTTTGATACCAGTTACATGAAAATCAATGAGAAAATGCCTATTGTTCTGTTCATTGGGGTGAACCATCATTTTCAGCCAATGTTGCTTGGTAGTGCACTGTTAGCTGATGAAACTAAACCAACATTTGTCTGGTTAATGAAATCATGGGTTAAAGCAATGGGTGGGCAAGCTCCTAAAGTGGTAATTACcgatcaagataaccacttgaGATCAGCTATTGAAGAAGTTTTCCCATATACACGCCACTGCTTTGCACTCTGGAATATATTAGAAAGGATGGCTGAAACTCTTGCTCATGCACTCAAATATCATGATAATTTGATGAAAAAATTCATCAAGTGCATATTCAAGTCATTGACAGATGAAGAATTTGATATGAGGTGGTGGAAGATGATCGGCAGATTTGAACTACATAACAATGAATGGATTCTTTCACTGTATGCAGACCGTAAGATGTGGGTTCCTGCTTTTTTGAGGGAATGTTTTTTGGCAGGGTTATCCACATCTCAACGATCGGAAAGTGTGAACTCCTTCTTTGATAGATACATTCACAAAAAGAtcaatttgaaagagtttgtgAGACAATATGGAGCAATGCTTCAAAGTAGGTACGAAGAGGAAGACATGTCTGACTTTGACACATGGCACAAACAGCCGGCACTCAAATCACCTTCTCCTTGGGAAAAACAGATGTCGACAATTTATACACATGCAATATTTAGAAAATTCCAGGTTGAAGTTTTAGGTGTTGTAGGCTGCCATCCTaagaaggaaaaagaaaatggaGGAATTAGTACTTTTCGAGTAGATGACTGCGAAAAAGTTGAGCATTTTATGGTGACATGGAATGAGGCGAATTCAGAGGTTTCTTGTTCATGTATGATGTTTGAAAATAGAGGCTTTCTTTGTAGACATTCAATGATTGTCCTCCAGATATGTGGTCTTTCTAGTATCCCATCCAGATATATCCTGAAAAGGTGGACAAAAGATGCAAAAACCAGGCAAGCAGCGATAGAAGGAACAGAGAAAATCCAAAATAGGGTGCAGAGATACAATGATCTTTGTAAACGTGCAATTGAATTAGGTGAAGAAGGTTCTTTGTCTGAGGATAACTACAATATTGCTTGCCGTACTTTAATTGAAGCCTTGAAGGACTGTGTAAATATTAATAACAGAAATGCCATGGAAGTTAGTAGTAGTTCTGTTGCTCTTCATCGTGCTGACGAAGAGAAACAATTCGTCCATTCTACTAAAGCAAATAAGAAGAAGACCACAAACAAGAGAAGAAAA TTACAAACAGACAAGACAGCTGTCGTTAAAGCCCAAGACCATTTGCAACAAGTG GAGAATTTATGTTCAGATGGGATGTCCATAAATGGGTTCTATGGGTCCCAACATAATGTGCATGGACTG TTAAACCTGATGGAGCCACCACAAGATGCATATTATGTTGGCCAACAGACAATGCAGGGGCTG GGACAGTTAAACCCCATCACATCCAGTCATGATGGTTTTTATGGAGTTCAACAAACCATGCCTGGACTG GGGCATCTGGATTTTGGACAACAAAGTTTCAGTTATGGCATGCAG GATGAACATAATGTGAGATCGTTGCAGTTGCAAGGCAATGCTAGACATGCTTAA